From Phragmites australis chromosome 5, lpPhrAust1.1, whole genome shotgun sequence, a single genomic window includes:
- the LOC133918261 gene encoding pentatricopeptide repeat-containing protein At1g02060, chloroplastic-like gives MGTEPASVAAARKLHHLLRSRDLRPALSYLRTLPSPFTLLPNHALNALLRALAAAGRVRAATSLFRAIPAPTPHSFNSLLAALLRRGRRRAASALLAAFLRSTHASPDAATLNTLLHGLSAASPRPSAPTLLKIFRFLPETYAFAPDAISYNSLLSALCRAGDLATARKLFDGMRANEEGRKGDAFPNVVTYTTMIKVYCTKRLADEALAVFKMMVADGVAPNRITYNTMVQGFCEAGRMELVKEVFEMDSFKPDTCTFNTLMAAHCREGRIEDAMKVFDQMVGLHVRRDSASYSMVIRVLCECGHFRRAEELVDELLEKEVLKKRGGCVPLIAAYNPVFLYFCENGKAKKARMLFGQLLDQRSKADAPAFKTLILGHCKEGDFEEGYQLVLSMLKRDLVPDSECYNTVIDGFLQKGRMKFAWEALHRMLNSGLRPSTSTFHSVLLGLLKKDGCAKEAADLIEIMLERKIRQNVDLSTNLIDVLFKNDLNERAYKITKYLYDNGYYIKMEKIIATLCEENKFIDAAEFTLFSLEKGHELGVAVHSLVLDGLCMDGRASEAFRLFYELIENGSTSAVAAPRSLVMLHHALEEAGKMKEANFVAKQMRRATARIRQRI, from the coding sequence ATGGGCACGGAGCCGgcgtcggtggcggcggcgaggaagcTGCATCACCTCCTCCGCTCCCGCGACCTCCGCCCGGCGCTCTCCTACCTCCGCACCCTCCCCTCACCGTTCACCCTCCTCCCCAACCACGCCCTCAACGCCCTCCTCCGCGCGCTCGCCGCCGCTGGCCGCGTCcgcgccgccacctccctctTCCGCGCCATTCCCGCCCCAACTCCGCATTCCTTCAactccctcctcgccgccctcctccggcgcggccgccgccgggCGGCATCCGCGCTCCTCGCGGCGTTCCTCCGCTCCACCCACGCCTCCCCCGACGCCGCCACGCTCAACACCCTCCTCCACGgcctctccgccgcctccccgcgcccgTCCGCCCCCACGCTCCTCAAGATCTTCCGCTTCTTGCCAGAGACCTACGCCTTCGCCCCCGACGCCATTTCGTACAACTCCCTGCTCTCCGCCCTGTGCCGCGCGGGCGACCTGGCCACCGCGCGCAAGCTGTTCGACGGAATGCGCGCGAACGAAGAAGGCAGGAAAGGTGACGCCTTTCCTAATGTCGTCACCTACACAACCATGATCAAGGTGTACTGTACAAAGAGACTCGCTGACGAGGCACTCGCGGTCTTCAAGATGATGGTTGCGGATGGCGTGGCGCCGAATAGGATCACCTACAACACGATGGTGCAGGGCTTCTGTGAGGCCGGAAGGATGGAGCTGGTGAAGGAGGTGTTCGAGATGGACTCGTTTAAGCCAGACACATGCACATTCAACACGCTGATGGCTGCACATTGCAGGGAAGGGCGGATCGAGGATGCAATGAAGGTGTTTGATCAAATGGTGGGGCTCCATGTGAGACGTGACTCTGCAAGCTATAGCATGGTGATCCGGGTGTTGTGCGAGTGTGGCCATTTTCGTAGAGCTGAAGAGCTTGTAGATGAGCTCTTGGAGAAGGAGGTGCTCAAGAAAAGAGGTGGTTGTGTACCACTCATCGCGGCGTACAACCCAGTTTTTTTGTACTTTTGTGAGAATGGGAAGGCAAAGAAGGCCAGGATGCTGTTCGGGCAGCTGTTGGATCAGAGGAGCAAGGCTGATGCCCCAGCATTCAAGACATTGATCCTAGGACATTGCAAGGAGGGAGATTTCGAAGAAGGGTACCAGCTGGTGCTCTCGATGTTGAAGAGGGATCTTGTGCCTGACAGTGAATGCTATAATACTGTTATAGATGGTTTTCTGCAGAAGGGAAGGATGAAATTTGCTTGGGAAGCTCTGCACAGGATGTTAAATAGCGGTCTTCGGCCTAGCACAAGTACATTCCACTCGGTTCTTTTGGGGCTTTTGAAGAAAGATGGGTGTGCGAAAGAAGCTGCCGATTTGATCGAGATAATGCTGGAGAGGAAAATCCGGCAGAATGTTGATCTTTCTACTAATCTGATTGACGTATTGTTCAAAAATGATCTCAATGAACGTGCATACAAGATTACTAAGTATCTCTATGATAATGGCTATTACATCAAGATGGAAAAAATAATCGCAACACTTTGCGAGGAAAATAAGTTCATAGATGCTGCAGAGTTTACTTTGTTTAGCTTGGAGAAGGGCCATGAATTGGGTGTGGCAGTTCACAGTCTAGTTCTGGATGGCCTTTGCATGGATGGTAGAGCTTCAGAGGCATTCAGGCTTTTCTATGAGCTGATTGAGAACGGAAGCACTTCTGCTGTGGCTGCACCTCGCAGTTTAGTCATGCTTCATCATGCACTCGAGGAAGCTGGAAAGATGAAAGAAGCTAATTTTGTTGCAAAACAGATGAGGCGTGCCACTGCCAGAATTAGGCAAAGGATCTAG